In Nitrospira sp., one genomic interval encodes:
- a CDS encoding Smr/MutS family protein, whose protein sequence is MQSESLQREAAKLLEWGKLLDLLASHAHSTVGMEHCRTLLLEQSLGEAVARGQETSDMVRLRAGLDPFPALRFPNVIGLVHRAAKGACLEVLELRDIGLVLDLMDEVQRYLLRHQADAPAIGALVDGFGPAGQYRALRTALHAAIDPDGSMRESASPELHRFLQRANELKQHMRHRLDQILHSRRYEEVLQERYFAQREGRYVVPIKAEMQGKVPGIVHDVSSSGATVFVEPRELVELNNSIKVVDLDVEREVRRILRELSALVAPHEEGLTDCVTLLGRLDAIAAKAALGHHLNATASRLNDEGRVVLKQARHPLLALTKEQVVPNDVVLDETVRVLIISGPNTGGKTVVLKLLGLFALMARCGLHLPCAADSEMAIFPSVYADIGDAQDLSRDLSSFSAHITQMVQLLAEVSGGTAVAPGTEGEPPSRALVLLDEPVTSTDPAEGAALASALLCRLAAAGVKVVATTHYSLLKGLAQEQPGFANASVEFNLDSLAPTYRLISGQPGGSAAIEIAGRLGMDQALLQDARARLQGDSRVLETLLNDLQDKQRRLHEDLAAAAAARQAAKQAEREAKERLALLQESERDERQGLKKKLSQEFQRARATVQATIDELKREQKLLKAKETKARLTELEQEVRRDAGTEESPVPLSELTVGDAVEVMGLGVTGSLLESPQGKKRVRVKVGEGEILANVASLSGLAQRPTTVRQASGTGGAAPSRRGQALSSDEPQESFDVRGLPADDALDVVVAGLDRAVLAGCPLVRIIHGHGTGRLKAALREYLKTSPYIVTFRSGDRTEGGDGVTVVELR, encoded by the coding sequence ATGCAATCTGAATCACTGCAACGGGAAGCGGCGAAGCTGCTGGAATGGGGCAAGCTTCTCGACCTCTTGGCCTCCCATGCACATTCGACGGTCGGGATGGAGCATTGCCGAACCCTGCTGTTGGAGCAGAGCCTGGGCGAGGCGGTCGCCCGAGGGCAAGAAACCTCCGACATGGTGCGGTTGCGTGCCGGACTCGATCCGTTTCCCGCCCTGAGGTTTCCCAACGTGATCGGGCTGGTGCATCGGGCAGCGAAGGGAGCCTGCCTAGAGGTTCTGGAACTGCGTGACATCGGCCTGGTGCTGGATCTGATGGACGAGGTGCAGCGTTATCTGTTGCGCCACCAGGCCGATGCGCCTGCCATCGGTGCCCTGGTCGACGGATTCGGTCCGGCCGGACAGTATCGCGCGCTCAGGACTGCGCTCCATGCGGCCATCGATCCGGACGGATCGATGCGGGAGTCGGCGAGCCCCGAGCTGCACCGATTCCTGCAGCGGGCCAATGAACTCAAACAGCACATGCGCCACCGGCTCGACCAAATCCTGCACTCCCGGCGCTACGAGGAAGTGCTGCAGGAACGATATTTTGCGCAGCGCGAAGGGCGGTACGTGGTCCCGATCAAGGCTGAGATGCAGGGCAAGGTCCCCGGCATCGTGCACGATGTGTCCTCCAGCGGTGCGACCGTGTTTGTGGAACCTCGCGAACTCGTCGAGTTGAACAACTCCATCAAGGTGGTGGACTTGGATGTCGAACGGGAGGTTCGGAGGATCCTGCGCGAACTGTCCGCCTTGGTCGCCCCGCACGAGGAAGGTCTGACTGACTGCGTGACCCTGCTGGGTCGTCTGGATGCCATCGCCGCCAAAGCGGCCCTGGGGCATCACCTGAACGCCACGGCGTCTCGCCTCAACGACGAGGGGCGGGTTGTCCTCAAGCAGGCGCGGCATCCGCTGCTGGCCTTGACCAAGGAACAGGTCGTTCCCAATGATGTGGTCCTCGACGAGACGGTGCGCGTGCTGATCATCTCTGGTCCCAACACCGGCGGCAAAACCGTGGTGTTGAAGCTGTTGGGATTGTTCGCCCTTATGGCGCGATGCGGGCTGCACTTGCCCTGCGCGGCGGATTCCGAGATGGCGATCTTTCCCTCGGTCTATGCCGACATCGGGGATGCCCAGGACCTGTCGCGGGACCTGTCCAGTTTCTCGGCCCACATCACGCAAATGGTGCAGCTGTTGGCAGAGGTGTCCGGAGGAACCGCCGTCGCACCTGGCACCGAGGGCGAGCCTCCGAGCCGGGCCCTAGTGCTCCTCGACGAACCGGTCACCTCGACCGATCCGGCGGAAGGGGCAGCCTTGGCCAGCGCTCTCTTGTGTCGCCTCGCCGCCGCAGGGGTGAAGGTGGTAGCCACGACCCACTACAGCCTCTTGAAGGGGCTGGCGCAGGAACAGCCCGGATTCGCCAATGCCAGCGTGGAGTTCAATTTGGACAGTTTGGCGCCGACCTACCGGCTGATTTCCGGCCAGCCGGGCGGATCGGCGGCCATCGAAATCGCCGGACGGCTCGGGATGGACCAGGCACTGTTGCAGGATGCCCGCGCGCGCCTCCAGGGAGATAGTCGCGTCTTGGAGACGCTGCTGAACGACTTGCAGGACAAGCAACGGCGACTACATGAAGACCTGGCCGCAGCGGCAGCGGCCAGGCAAGCGGCAAAACAGGCGGAGCGCGAAGCGAAGGAGCGCCTGGCTCTCCTGCAGGAGTCGGAACGGGACGAGCGGCAGGGGCTCAAGAAAAAGCTCTCGCAGGAGTTTCAGCGCGCGCGGGCGACCGTGCAGGCCACCATCGACGAGCTGAAGCGCGAACAGAAGTTGCTAAAAGCCAAGGAAACCAAGGCTCGGCTAACCGAGTTGGAGCAAGAAGTTCGGCGCGACGCGGGTACGGAAGAGTCCCCCGTGCCGCTGTCCGAGTTGACCGTGGGAGATGCAGTGGAGGTCATGGGGTTAGGCGTGACGGGCAGTCTGCTGGAAAGCCCACAAGGAAAAAAACGCGTGCGTGTGAAGGTCGGCGAGGGGGAGATCCTGGCCAATGTGGCGAGCCTGTCGGGCTTGGCACAGCGGCCGACCACCGTCCGTCAGGCGTCGGGCACGGGTGGGGCGGCCCCGTCCCGGCGTGGCCAGGCCCTCTCGTCCGACGAGCCGCAGGAATCGTTCGATGTGCGGGGGCTGCCGGCTGACGATGCGTTGGATGTCGTCGTGGCTGGGTTGGACCGGGCCGTCTTGGCAGGATGCCCTCTGGTGCGCATCATCCATGGCCACGGGACGGGACGGCTGAAGGCCGCCTTGCGCGAGTACTTGAAGACCTCGCCGTACATCGTGACCTTCCGGTCCGGTGACCGAACCGAAGGCGGTGACGGAGTCACCGTGGTGGAGCTGCGATGA
- the gap gene encoding type I glyceraldehyde-3-phosphate dehydrogenase, translating into MTTRIGINGFGRIGRNVLRASLGDPSLEFVAINDLTDAKTLAYLLKYDSVHGTLQATVEAKDDQLIIDGRAIKVLAVKDPKELPWKALGVDIVVESTGRFTDREGAGKHLSAGAKTVIISAPAKDPDATVVLGVNEQVYDAKTHHIVSNASCTTNCLAPVAKVLLENFGIKHGVMTTIHSYTNDQQLLDLPHKDLRRARAAGMSMIPTSTGAAKALHLVIPQLKGKLDGLAIRVPTPNVSLVDLTVETEKDCDVVGVNAAFRKAAEGPMKDILAYSEAPIVSIDQKGDPHSATVDAPLTAVIDKRLVKVTAWYDNEWGYSCRVRDLIKFIVAKTS; encoded by the coding sequence ATGACCACACGTATCGGCATCAATGGATTCGGACGCATCGGTCGGAACGTGCTTCGTGCTTCCCTGGGAGATCCCAGCCTCGAATTTGTCGCCATCAACGACCTCACCGATGCCAAAACACTCGCCTATTTGCTGAAGTACGATTCGGTCCATGGGACGCTGCAGGCCACCGTCGAGGCCAAGGACGATCAATTGATCATCGATGGCCGCGCCATCAAAGTCTTGGCCGTCAAGGATCCGAAAGAACTTCCCTGGAAGGCCTTGGGGGTCGACATCGTCGTAGAATCGACCGGTCGCTTCACCGATCGAGAAGGCGCGGGAAAACACCTCTCGGCCGGCGCCAAGACCGTGATCATTTCAGCTCCGGCGAAAGATCCGGACGCGACAGTGGTCTTGGGGGTGAACGAACAGGTGTATGACGCCAAGACCCATCACATCGTCTCCAACGCCTCGTGCACCACTAATTGCTTGGCCCCGGTGGCCAAGGTGCTCCTGGAGAATTTCGGCATCAAGCACGGGGTGATGACCACGATCCATTCGTATACCAACGACCAGCAGCTCCTCGACCTTCCTCACAAGGACCTTCGCCGTGCACGCGCCGCCGGCATGTCCATGATCCCGACGAGCACCGGCGCTGCCAAGGCACTGCATTTGGTGATTCCTCAACTGAAGGGGAAGCTGGACGGGTTGGCAATTCGTGTTCCGACCCCGAACGTCTCGTTGGTCGACCTCACGGTAGAAACCGAGAAAGATTGCGATGTCGTGGGCGTGAATGCCGCGTTCAGGAAGGCTGCCGAAGGCCCCATGAAGGATATTCTGGCCTATTCGGAAGCCCCTATCGTTTCCATCGACCAGAAGGGGGACCCCCACTCGGCCACGGTGGATGCCCCCTTGACCGCCGTCATCGACAAGCGTCTCGTGAAAGTGACCGCCTGGTATGACAATGAGTGGGGCTACTCCTGCCGCGTACGGGACTTGATCAAATTCATCGTCGCCAAGACATCGTAA
- a CDS encoding phosphoglycerate kinase translates to MNLRKQIIEDVQLRGKRVIIRADYNVPLDDSLQITDDTRIRSTLPTINRAVDEGARVILCSHLGRPKGKFDPKYSLAPVAKRLQRLLGKEVIFAPDCIGSVVESLVARMKPGDVMLLENLRFHAEEEKNDDAFSKALASLADVYINDAFGAAHRAHASTVGITKFIPEAAAGYLLRKEIEYLEGAVENPVRPFVAILGGAKVSGKIGVIENLGKKVDKVIIGGGMAFTFLKAMGLEIGLSLVENDMLDFAKGVQDHAFSSGVKFYLPVDCVVAAGREPGAETKIVPVQEIPKGWYGLDIGPASVKLFSEAVQDAKTILWNGPMGMFEVDAFARGTLAMAHAVANAYALTIVGGGETALAVHRAGESESISFISTGGGAALELLEGKTLPGLAALPNRQP, encoded by the coding sequence ATGAACCTTCGAAAGCAAATCATCGAGGATGTTCAGCTTCGCGGCAAGCGCGTCATCATCCGTGCCGACTACAACGTCCCGCTCGATGATTCGTTGCAGATCACGGATGACACCAGGATCCGCTCGACCTTGCCGACGATCAATCGCGCCGTCGATGAAGGGGCGCGGGTGATACTCTGTTCGCATCTCGGCAGGCCCAAGGGAAAATTCGACCCCAAGTACAGCTTGGCACCGGTCGCGAAACGGTTGCAGCGGCTCCTAGGCAAGGAAGTGATCTTTGCGCCGGATTGCATCGGTTCGGTCGTAGAAAGCCTGGTGGCAAGGATGAAACCCGGCGATGTGATGTTGCTGGAGAACCTCCGTTTCCATGCGGAGGAAGAAAAGAACGACGACGCGTTTTCCAAAGCGCTTGCCTCCCTCGCCGACGTGTACATCAATGACGCCTTCGGAGCGGCGCACCGCGCCCATGCGTCGACGGTCGGCATCACGAAGTTCATTCCCGAGGCGGCTGCCGGTTATCTGTTGCGGAAAGAGATCGAATACCTTGAGGGCGCCGTCGAAAACCCGGTTCGCCCCTTCGTCGCGATTCTCGGCGGCGCCAAAGTCTCAGGCAAAATCGGGGTCATCGAGAATCTCGGGAAAAAGGTCGACAAGGTCATCATCGGCGGCGGCATGGCCTTCACCTTTCTGAAGGCGATGGGGCTCGAAATCGGTCTGTCGCTCGTGGAAAACGACATGCTCGATTTTGCCAAGGGCGTCCAGGATCACGCCTTCTCCAGCGGAGTGAAGTTTTACCTGCCCGTCGACTGTGTCGTCGCAGCCGGTCGGGAGCCTGGAGCCGAGACGAAGATCGTCCCCGTACAGGAGATTCCGAAAGGTTGGTACGGGTTGGACATCGGCCCCGCATCGGTCAAATTGTTCTCCGAGGCGGTCCAGGACGCTAAAACCATTCTGTGGAACGGGCCGATGGGCATGTTTGAAGTCGATGCGTTTGCCAGGGGAACACTGGCCATGGCCCACGCAGTCGCGAATGCCTATGCCTTGACCATCGTCGGCGGAGGAGAAACCGCCCTCGCCGTGCACCGCGCCGGGGAATCAGAAAGCATCTCCTTCATTTCGACCGGCGGCGGAGCGGCGTTGGAATTGTTGGAAGGCAAGACGCTCCCCGGTCTCGCAGCCCTCCCCAATCGCCAGCCCTAA
- a CDS encoding triose-phosphate isomerase has product MRTRFIVGNWKMHKTASEAKVFIGQLAQAIPPLGNLQIGLAPPFTALQAVREALGSSPQFLLGAQNLHWEDKGAFTGEVSGAMLADLDCRFVLIGHSERRQYFGESDGWINKKVLAALRHGIMPILCVGETLQERDSGQTDAIIQRQLRAALNGVEDSAVASLTIAYEPVWAIGTGRAASPDQAAPVHRLIRRTLNDLSRSNAGERVRVLYGGSVTPDNIAEFLASEEIDGGLVGGACLDPVRFATLLTVALGYKPTAN; this is encoded by the coding sequence GTGAGAACACGTTTCATCGTCGGTAATTGGAAGATGCATAAGACCGCCTCCGAGGCGAAGGTCTTTATCGGCCAACTGGCCCAAGCGATTCCCCCCTTGGGCAACCTGCAAATCGGGCTCGCGCCGCCGTTCACGGCTCTTCAGGCCGTTCGTGAGGCCTTGGGGAGTTCGCCGCAATTTCTGCTCGGCGCACAGAATCTTCATTGGGAAGACAAGGGCGCTTTTACGGGAGAGGTTTCGGGAGCGATGCTCGCCGATCTCGATTGCCGATTCGTTCTCATCGGTCATTCTGAGCGGCGTCAATACTTCGGAGAGTCGGACGGCTGGATCAACAAAAAGGTTCTCGCCGCGCTCCGGCACGGCATCATGCCGATTCTCTGTGTGGGTGAAACACTCCAGGAGCGCGATTCCGGCCAGACCGATGCGATCATCCAGCGGCAACTTCGAGCCGCACTGAACGGTGTCGAGGACAGCGCCGTTGCCTCCCTCACGATTGCATACGAACCGGTGTGGGCTATTGGCACGGGCCGCGCCGCCTCCCCGGACCAAGCCGCTCCCGTCCATCGCCTCATTCGGCGCACACTCAACGACCTGAGTCGCTCGAACGCGGGAGAACGGGTCCGGGTTCTCTACGGTGGCAGCGTCACCCCCGACAATATCGCCGAGTTTCTTGCTTCGGAAGAAATCGATGGCGGGTTAGTCGGCGGGGCTTGTCTGGACCCTGTCCGATTTGCTACACTCCTGACCGTCGCTCTCGGGTATAAGCCCACTGCGAACTGA
- the secG gene encoding preprotein translocase subunit SecG has protein sequence MYTLLVIVHVIVCLLMIGAILLQSGKGAEIGAAFGGSSQTVFGSRGPANFLSKFTVITAFVFMFTSLTLAILAKDRTFSSTVIDLNKKPAETAPAPTTSGDAAKPSPGESHPGGEGSH, from the coding sequence ATGTACACATTACTCGTCATCGTTCATGTCATCGTGTGTTTGCTGATGATCGGAGCCATTCTGCTACAGTCCGGCAAGGGCGCTGAAATCGGCGCCGCCTTCGGCGGCTCGAGCCAGACGGTGTTTGGCAGCCGGGGTCCGGCCAACTTCCTGAGCAAGTTCACGGTCATCACAGCTTTCGTGTTCATGTTTACCTCCCTTACCTTGGCCATCCTCGCGAAAGACCGTACTTTTTCTTCTACGGTCATCGACCTCAATAAGAAGCCCGCGGAAACGGCTCCCGCCCCCACTACCTCCGGGGATGCCGCTAAACCGTCACCTGGGGAATCCCACCCCGGCGGAGAAGGCTCGCACTAG
- a CDS encoding branched-chain amino acid transaminase codes for MLQTSEKIWMDGQFVAWADAQVHVLTHSLHYGLAAFEGIRCYKGKNGSAIFRLPEHVDRLFESAHIGLMEMPYDRKQITEAIVETVRVNRLEACYIRPLVYIGYGAMGLYPGENPIKVSIAAWKWGTYLGDEALSKGIRARVSSFTRHHVNVSMTRGKISGYYVNSILAKREVKADGYDEAIMLDPEGYVAEGTGENVFIVRRGMLKTTPLTSILEGITRNSILQLAKERNIPVVEERFTRDEMYVADEVFVTGTAAELTPVTEIDRRRIGNGKPGPITQALQKDFFAIVHGEDATHRHWLTSV; via the coding sequence ATGTTGCAAACCAGTGAAAAAATATGGATGGACGGACAGTTTGTCGCGTGGGCCGATGCGCAGGTCCATGTGCTCACTCACTCGCTCCATTACGGCCTCGCGGCGTTTGAGGGGATCCGATGCTACAAGGGGAAGAACGGATCCGCTATTTTCCGGCTTCCCGAACATGTGGATCGCCTCTTTGAGTCCGCGCATATCGGCTTGATGGAGATGCCTTATGATCGCAAGCAGATCACCGAGGCCATCGTCGAAACGGTGCGAGTGAATCGTCTGGAGGCCTGCTATATCAGGCCTCTCGTGTATATCGGATACGGTGCGATGGGGCTTTATCCTGGGGAGAATCCCATCAAGGTGAGCATTGCCGCATGGAAATGGGGCACTTATTTGGGAGACGAGGCCCTCTCCAAGGGCATTCGCGCGAGGGTGTCTTCCTTCACACGCCACCATGTTAACGTCTCGATGACCCGAGGGAAAATCTCCGGCTACTATGTCAATTCGATTCTGGCCAAGCGTGAGGTGAAGGCTGACGGGTACGACGAGGCCATCATGTTGGACCCTGAAGGATACGTAGCCGAGGGGACCGGGGAAAACGTGTTTATCGTTCGGCGCGGTATGTTGAAGACCACTCCGCTGACCTCGATCCTGGAAGGGATTACTCGAAACTCGATTTTGCAGCTGGCGAAGGAGCGCAATATTCCGGTCGTTGAAGAGCGGTTTACCCGGGACGAAATGTATGTGGCGGACGAAGTGTTTGTGACCGGAACAGCCGCGGAACTGACCCCTGTGACCGAAATTGATCGTCGACGGATCGGAAACGGAAAGCCTGGACCTATCACACAGGCTCTTCAAAAGGATTTTTTTGCGATCGTTCACGGGGAAGATGCCACCCACCGTCATTGGCTGACTTCCGTCTAA
- the rplU gene encoding 50S ribosomal protein L21 → MYAIIETGGKQYRVEAGTVLQVESLPGEVGHTVQIDKVRLLNGENGLVVGHPLVAGASITAEIIRQGRTRSITIFKKKRRKNYRRTRGHRQGFTQLRVTEIAAK, encoded by the coding sequence ATGTACGCTATTATCGAGACCGGTGGAAAACAGTATCGGGTGGAAGCGGGGACGGTGTTGCAGGTAGAGTCGCTTCCCGGTGAAGTCGGACATACCGTACAGATCGACAAGGTACGGTTGCTCAATGGTGAAAACGGATTGGTCGTCGGCCATCCGCTCGTCGCCGGTGCCAGCATCACCGCGGAGATCATCCGCCAGGGGCGGACACGATCCATCACCATCTTCAAAAAGAAACGTCGCAAAAATTATCGCCGCACCAGAGGCCACCGGCAAGGGTTCACGCAGCTGCGGGTCACTGAAATCGCCGCGAAGTAA
- the rpmA gene encoding 50S ribosomal protein L27, giving the protein MATNKGGGSTRNGRDSNPQYLGVKAYGGETVKAGSIIVRQRGTKFFPGFNVGLGRDHTLFACVNGVVKFEGGRGRQKVSVYPSTTKS; this is encoded by the coding sequence ATGGCAACAAACAAAGGCGGCGGATCCACTAGGAACGGCCGCGACAGTAACCCACAATACCTTGGCGTCAAGGCCTACGGCGGAGAGACTGTCAAGGCAGGCTCTATCATCGTCCGGCAGCGCGGCACCAAGTTCTTTCCCGGTTTTAATGTGGGATTGGGACGCGATCACACGCTGTTTGCCTGCGTGAACGGCGTCGTGAAATTCGAAGGCGGACGTGGTCGCCAAAAAGTGAGCGTCTACCCCTCGACAACCAAGTCCTGA
- the obgE gene encoding GTPase ObgE produces MSTFVDQAHIFVKGGQGGNGVCSFRREKYVPRGGPDGGDGGNGGRVIAKATTRLSTLLDLRYQKHYTAENGQPGGGSRCHGRTGDDVVILVPVGTMIFDDDTQELLADLTSDGETCVIAQGGLGGRGNSHFATSTNRVPIHFEPGTPGEERSLRLELKLLADVGLVGYPNAGKSTLIAAVSSARPKIADYPFTTLTPNLAVVRWNEEQSFVIADIPGIIEGAHEGKGLGFQFLRHVERTSLLVHVIDISEWTPDDPVTSLDIMRHELTAYNDTLAARPFAVVGTKLDIAGTGERLKRLRAHCRRRAIPFFSISAATREGLDKFVQYLGQQVERLRNTPCETNS; encoded by the coding sequence ATGTCTACATTCGTCGACCAGGCACATATCTTCGTCAAAGGCGGTCAAGGCGGCAATGGCGTCTGTAGCTTTCGTCGGGAGAAGTACGTCCCACGTGGGGGCCCTGACGGTGGAGACGGCGGTAATGGCGGGCGGGTGATTGCGAAAGCCACAACCCGCCTCAGCACCCTGCTTGACCTGAGGTACCAGAAACACTACACCGCTGAAAACGGCCAACCAGGCGGCGGCAGCCGCTGCCATGGCCGAACGGGCGACGATGTGGTCATTCTCGTGCCGGTTGGGACCATGATCTTCGACGACGACACGCAGGAACTTCTCGCCGACCTGACCAGCGACGGTGAAACCTGCGTCATCGCACAAGGGGGTCTCGGTGGACGAGGCAATTCCCACTTTGCCACTTCCACAAACCGCGTGCCGATCCATTTTGAACCGGGCACTCCCGGCGAGGAACGGTCGCTTCGGCTCGAACTGAAATTGCTGGCCGACGTCGGACTGGTCGGGTATCCCAATGCCGGCAAGTCGACCCTGATCGCAGCTGTGTCGTCGGCGCGGCCCAAGATCGCCGATTATCCCTTCACCACCTTGACGCCCAATCTGGCGGTCGTGCGATGGAACGAGGAGCAGAGCTTCGTCATTGCAGATATTCCAGGCATCATCGAGGGAGCGCATGAAGGCAAGGGCTTGGGCTTTCAGTTTCTTCGCCATGTCGAACGCACCAGCCTGTTGGTGCATGTCATCGACATTTCCGAATGGACTCCTGACGATCCGGTAACCAGTTTGGACATCATGCGGCATGAACTCACCGCCTACAATGACACTCTCGCCGCCAGACCGTTTGCCGTCGTGGGAACGAAACTCGACATCGCCGGCACAGGCGAACGACTGAAACGATTGCGGGCGCATTGTCGGCGTCGCGCGATCCCCTTTTTCTCCATTTCGGCTGCTACCCGAGAGGGACTCGACAAATTTGTTCAGTACCTGGGCCAGCAAGTGGAGCGCCTGCGGAACACCCCGTGCGAGACGAACTCCTAA
- the proB gene encoding glutamate 5-kinase: MRDELLRQARRIVIKIGSSLVASREQGLSAERIERLAGEIAEVRAQGREVLVVSSGAVVSGIKKLALREYPKSLPIKQAAAAVGQSHLMWAYEKAFERLHLGVAQILLTHGDLADRRRFLNARHTLTTLIKFGVVPIINENDTVAVEEIRVGDNDTLAAQVAHLVDADLLVILSDVDGLFTADPRKDPTATLIPLIPEITPEIEQRAGLSSTFEGTGGMATKVRAAKKVGEYGVATLILNGTQPRLFPKVFAGEPGGSLFVARERRMNSRKHWIAFTLRPRGQVQLDRGAVEALSRKGKSLLASGIRDIVGQFEAGDPVTCLTPDGKEFAKGLVNFSSAILARIKGLKTADIQKIPGLQEYEEVIHRDNLVVL, from the coding sequence GTGCGAGACGAACTCCTAAGGCAAGCCAGACGCATTGTCATCAAGATCGGGAGCAGCCTGGTCGCCTCGCGCGAACAGGGGCTCAGCGCGGAACGCATCGAGCGCTTGGCCGGTGAGATCGCCGAGGTACGGGCTCAAGGCCGGGAAGTATTGGTCGTCTCATCCGGCGCGGTCGTCTCAGGTATCAAGAAGCTCGCGCTTCGTGAATATCCCAAGAGTTTGCCGATCAAACAGGCCGCCGCCGCCGTCGGACAGAGCCACCTGATGTGGGCGTATGAGAAGGCCTTCGAGCGGTTGCATCTCGGCGTCGCCCAAATCCTGCTCACCCATGGAGACTTGGCCGATCGGCGGCGATTCCTCAACGCCCGGCACACCCTCACCACCCTGATCAAGTTCGGCGTCGTTCCCATCATCAACGAAAACGACACCGTGGCCGTGGAGGAAATCCGAGTGGGAGATAACGATACCCTGGCGGCCCAAGTGGCGCATTTAGTCGATGCCGATTTGCTCGTCATCCTCTCGGACGTCGACGGCCTGTTCACCGCCGATCCCAGAAAAGACCCGACCGCCACGTTGATTCCGCTGATTCCGGAGATCACCCCGGAGATCGAGCAGCGGGCCGGTCTGTCCTCAACCTTCGAAGGGACCGGCGGAATGGCCACAAAGGTGCGGGCAGCGAAGAAGGTCGGTGAATATGGCGTCGCGACGCTCATCTTGAACGGCACACAGCCGCGCCTATTCCCGAAGGTGTTCGCCGGTGAGCCAGGCGGGAGCCTGTTCGTGGCCCGCGAACGACGGATGAACAGCCGCAAACATTGGATCGCCTTTACCCTCCGGCCACGGGGTCAGGTTCAACTCGACCGGGGCGCAGTGGAAGCATTGTCCCGGAAGGGCAAAAGCCTCCTGGCGTCGGGCATCAGGGATATCGTGGGACAGTTTGAGGCAGGAGATCCCGTCACCTGCCTGACGCCGGACGGGAAGGAATTCGCCAAGGGCCTGGTCAATTTTTCGTCGGCCATCCTC